The sequence below is a genomic window from Actinomycetes bacterium.
CGGTCCTCGGAGCGGTGGCCGACGACTGCGCGGCGCGCGGCGAGCCGGCGCTGACCGCCCTTTGCGTGCGCAAGGACGAGACCGTCGGGCCCGCCTACCGGCGAGGCGTCACCCGGACCGGTGAGGCAGCGCCGGAGGACCTGGACGAGCACGCCGCCTCGGCGCGGCTCGAGTGCTACCGCTACTTCGGCGCCGCCATCCCGGCCGGCGGCGGCCGGGCGGCGCTGACCCCCAAGGTCTCGGAGGCCCGGCGGCGGGCAGCGCGGCTGAACCCGACTCCCGCCGCGGTCTGCCCGACGTGCTTCACCCAGCTGCCGTTCACCGGCCGCTGCGACGCCTGCGGCTGACCGCTGCGACGAGCTCCGGTGCCCCCGGCCGGTTCCTGGGTCAGTAGGCGCCGGCGCGATCGACCTTGCGGTGGAAGCGCTCGCCGGCCTTGCCGCCGAGGACGGCAGCACCGAGGGTGACCAGCAGCACCAGGACGAGGGCGACGATGCCACCCGTCGTTGCGGTGCCCTCGTCCACGGGGATGCGCGGCAGCTTGAGCTGGCTCAGCACGTTGTACTTCGAGCCGAAGATCGCGCCGGCCGCGGCCAGGACGACAGTCACGAGCAGCCCGATCACCCAGACGGCCACGCCCTGGCGGGCACCGTCGAACCGCGACATCCGCCCGGCGACGTAGCCTCCCGCGTAGTAGCCGAGCGCCAGGATCACGAGCAGCACGATGCCGCCGACGATCCCGATGGTCTCGGCGTTGGTCTTCGCCTCCGACGTCGTCGTCTGGGTGATGCCCACAGCGGCACCGGCAGCGGTGGCCAGGGCGAGCAGGATCACGTTGAGACCGTTCGCCGTGAGCCAGCCGAAGAAGGCGGCACCCCACTTGATGCCGCCGAAGCGCTCGTGCGCCCGGCGCTCGGCGTCCTGGCGCCGTGCCTCGAAGTCACGGGCGAGACTTTCGTCGTCAGTGTGGGTCATCCGGTCGCTGGCTTCGCCGCGCTGTCGGTGCTCGTCATGCAGGTCGTGCCGGGTGTCGGCAGCCGTTGCGCCGACGGGTCGGTCCGTGGAGTCGTCGCGTGCGTCGCGTGCCATGAGGTTCCCCCTTAGAAGGACGGGTCGTCGGACGCTCGATCCCCACCGCCGGGGGACCGAAACACCTTGCGTTCCAGGGCGTACGTCGTCGTCCGGCGGTGCTCGTGGGTCCCGCTCGAGATGTCGAGATGTCCTGGTTTACGTGCTGATCGCGGGGCAACTGTGGATCGGTCCCCGCCGGGCGCCAACCAGTCGGTGCCACCACTCGACAGCACGAGAACGGAGACATCGAATGATCACCCAGAACCAGGTACGTGACCTGATCGGTTGCCAGCTCGTCGGCTCCGACGACCAGAAGATCGGCAAGGTCGGGCAGATCTTCCTCGACGACCAGACCGGCAAGCCGGAGTGGGCGACCGTCAACACCGGCTTCTTCGGCAGCAGCGAGAGCTTCGTGCCGCTGGCCGACGCCGACGTGCAGGGCGACGCGGTGCAGGTGCCCTACACGAAGGACCAGATCAAGGACGCGCCGAACGTCGACGTCGACAACGGCGGGCACCTGAGCCAGTCCGAGGAGCGCAACCTCTACCAGCACTACGGCCTGAGCTACTCGGAGCAGAGCTCCGACAGCGGCCTTCCTGGGTCCGGCACGGGGCGCACGTCGGGCCGCGACACCTCCGGCACCGCCACCGGAGCCGGCCACGACACCTCGGGGCCCAACACCGACGACGCGATGACGCGGTCGGAGGAGCAGCTGCACGCCGGCAAGGAGACCGTCACCGCGGGCAAGGCCCGGCTTCGCAAGTGGGTCGAGACCGAGGAGCAGAACGTCAGCGTGCCGGTCAAGAAGGAGAAGGCGCGCCTCGAGACCGAGCCGATCACCGACGCCAACCGTGGCTCGGCACTCGACGGACCCGCGATCAGCGAGGAGGAGCACGAGGTCACGCTGACCGAGGAGCGCCCCGTGGTCGCCAAGGAGGCGGTGCCGGTCGAGCGGGTCAGGCTGACCAAGGACAGCGAGGAGCACGACGAGCAGATCTCCGAGGAGGTCCGCAAGGAGCGGATCGAGGCGGAGGGCGACGTCGACAGCGGCACCGGCCGCACCCGGCGGTAGCCGACCGCTACGTCACCAGCAGTAGAGCGCGAGGGCCTCGGGCGGCATGCCCGGGGCCCTCGCCTCAGGTGCGCCGGGTAGTGGCGGGTGGGGCGACGGGGTCGTCAGCGTGCCGGGGGCTGGGGCAGCACGGGTCGGGCAGCAGCCGCCCCGCCCGGTCCTGCCGCCAGAGACATGTGCACCGAGTCACCGGGACCCCTCTCGTCCGGGCGAGCCTAGGAACGCGGCGACGCGCATCGCCAGCCGCCACGCCGCAGCCCCGATGACTTGACGGCCCCGCGCCGGGTGCGCTGCACCCGCCGGGGGCCGCCTCGACCGTTCAGGGAACCCGCGGACCGGTTCGACCTCTGGCGAGGCGTCGTCAACAACGGTTCAATGGCGCAGTCGGCTCGGGGTCGTCCTGCCTCGGAGGTGGACCGTGAGCGACCGTGACGACTTCCTCACCTGGGCCACGACCCGGCTCAAGGACGCGGAGATCGCTCTGCACAACGGGGACGCCGGCCCCCGACGGGCGATCTGGTCGCGACGGGACCCGGTCACGGTGCTCGGCGCTTGGAGGTCCGCGGCCGGCCAGCACGAGTTGACCGAGCTCTTCGACGAGCTCGGGCGCAGCTTCTCCGACTGCACCTCTTACTTCCATGAAGTGGTCGCTGCAGACGTCGTGGGTGACATGGCCTACACCGTCGGCTACGAGCACACCCAGGCCACCGTCAAGGGGGAGCGTCGGACGTACACCCTGCGTGCGACCCAGGTCTACCGCCGCGAGGACGGCGAGTGGAAGGTCGCTCACCGGCACGCGGACACCGTTCCGGACGCGGGCGGCGCTGAAGGAACCGCGCCCGCCTGATCGGTGCAGTCACAGCCCCAGGCGACCAGGGTGCCGGGCAGAACGCGCGGCTGCCGGTCGATCCCCGATCGGCTCATCGGCGGCGGCGGGCCTATCCCGCGGCGCTTGCGGCGTGGGTTCGCTGGAGCCAGCGAGTGACGTCGTCACCGGACATCGGTCGGCTGAGCAGGTAGCCCTGGGCGCGGTCGCAGCCGAGCCGCTGCAGCTGGTCCCAGGCGGCCTCGTCCTCGACGCCTTCCGCGACGACGAGCAGACCCAGGCTGTGACCCAGGTCGACCACGGACCGGACGATGGCCCGGCTCGAACCGTCCGACCCGACGTCGTAGACGAACGCCTTGTCGACCTTGAGCTCGTGCACCGGGAGCTGCTGGAGGTAGGCGAGTGAGGAGTAGCCCGTCCCGAAGTCGTCCACCGACAGGCGGATCCCGAATGCCGCGAGCCGCTGCAGCAGGTCCAGCGTGCGGTGGGTGTCGGACATGATGCTCGACTCGGTGATCTCGAGCGTCAGCAGGTCAGGGCGCATGCCGCTGGAGCGGACCAGGTCGAGTACGTCGTCGACGAACCCGGCGTCCAACAGGCTGCGAGCCGACACGTTCACCGACACCCCGATGCCGTGACCGGCGCGTTGCCAACGGCCGCACCGGCTCAACGCGTCTGTGACGACGTGCAGAGTGAGCGCGGTGATCAGGCCGGTCTGCTCGGCCACCGGGATGAACTCGTCGGGTGACACCGGCCCGTGCTGGGGGTGCGTCCAGCGGCACAGCGCCTCGACTCCGGTGACGGTGGTCGTCACGAGGTCGGCCTGCGGCTGGTAGTGAACGGCTACCTCGCCCCTCTCGATGGCCTGCCGCAGGTCGGTCGCGAGCTGCAGGCGCCGCGGGGTGTTCTGGTCGGCCTCCTGCCGGTACAGCTGGGGTCCGTCCTGGAGCGACTTCGCCGCGTACATCGCGACGTCGGCACGCTGCAGGAGGTCGTGCACGTCCGACCCGTGGTCGGGGAAAACGGCGATGCCCACAGACACCCGGACGTCGAGACGGATCCCGCGCAGCTCGACCGGCGCCTGGAGGGCGTCGGCGATCCGGCGCGCGGTCGGCAGCGCCGAGCTCCCCTCGTCCCCGACTCGGACGAGGACGGCGAACTCGTCCCCACCGAGGCGGGCGGCGAAGTCGCGGTCGCGGGTCGTCGAGCGCAGCCGCCGCGCGACCTCCTGGAGCAGCTCGTCGCCGGTCTGGTGGCCGAGAGTGTCGTTGACCTGCTTGAACTGGTCCAGGTCCATGAGCAGGACCGCCACCCGCTCATCGGGACCGCTGCGGCCGAGTGTGGCGGCGGCATGCTCTTGGAACGAGGCCCGGTTGGGCAGCCCGGTCAGCGAGTCGTGCAGCGCCTGGTGCTGGCGCCGCTGTGCCTCGTCGCGGAGCCGGTCGATCAACCGGCCCTTTTCCAGGGCTGCCGCCGCGTGGTTGGTCAGAGTCGCGAAGAGCCTCGCGTCCTGATCGTCCAGGGTGCTGACGTCGGCCAGCCGGCCGGCCACGGTGAAGACCGCCCGCGCGCCGCCGCCGAGCTCGACCGCCACCAGCAACGCGTCCTTGGTCCCGACCTGGTCGAGGTAGGCGTCGAGCAGCCCGGGTGGCCCGCCGCGGCTGACGATGATCGGCGAGTGCGCGTCGAGGACCGGCTGGAAGAGCGAGACGTCAGGGCCGAGCGCCCCGGTGACCATCGGCTCGTCGCCGACCAGCGTCAGGCGTGCCCCGGAGCCGTCGGCCGGCAGCAGCACCAGTTCGGCGACCTCTGTGCGCAGCAGGCGCCGGGCGTGGTGCAGCATCGCCTCCGCCACCTCGTCGGGACGGAGTGCGCCGGCCGTGGCCTGGCCGAAGTCGTGCAGCAGCTGCAGGCTCGCGTGCCGCTGGTGCAGGTCCGTGTAGCCGCGGTAGGCGAGGAAGAGGGCCACGCCGAGCACCCCCAGGACGACCAGGGACGCGACGTGCACATGGACCAGTAGGAGGGCGAGCACGCCCAAGCAGGTGTTGCACACTGCAGTGGTAGCCGCGGCGACGGCGAGCGGGCCGTTCTGGGGGCGGGCTCCGTGCCACCGGATCACCAGGTAGACCGCGGCGTTCCCGAGAGCGTCCGCGGCGATCACGGCGACGAAGACGGCCCCCCAGCCCCATGGGGTGGTGGCGCTCGGTGACCCGAGCAGCTGCAGGACCGACACGGCGACGACGCACTCCGCAAGCCACAACGAGAAGTTCATGACCAGCTTGACCCACGGCTGACGGGGGTGCAGGAGGAGAGCGGCCGCCTCCCCGAGCAGGCGAGCGGTGATCAGGACCCAGGGCTCCACCAGAAACAGCCCGAGGACCAGTGGCACCTCGCTGAGCAGGAAGCTGTGGGCCTCGTCGCGATACTCGAGGTGGAAGACCAGGAGCCCCCCGACGGCGAACATCGCCGCCAACAGCAACAGCGACAGGTGTGGCGACTCCCCGGGCCTCGTCGGCGCCTCGAGGTAGGGCACGACGCCGAGGCTGGACAGCAGGGCGGCCGCCAGCGCGAGCGTGCGTGTCGTCGCGTTGGCGGCTGCGGCGGGTGCAGCTGTCACGACCACATGTG
It includes:
- a CDS encoding PRC and DUF2382 domain-containing protein, producing MITQNQVRDLIGCQLVGSDDQKIGKVGQIFLDDQTGKPEWATVNTGFFGSSESFVPLADADVQGDAVQVPYTKDQIKDAPNVDVDNGGHLSQSEERNLYQHYGLSYSEQSSDSGLPGSGTGRTSGRDTSGTATGAGHDTSGPNTDDAMTRSEEQLHAGKETVTAGKARLRKWVETEEQNVSVPVKKEKARLETEPITDANRGSALDGPAISEEEHEVTLTEERPVVAKEAVPVERVRLTKDSEEHDEQISEEVRKERIEAEGDVDSGTGRTRR
- a CDS encoding nuclear transport factor 2 family protein codes for the protein MSDRDDFLTWATTRLKDAEIALHNGDAGPRRAIWSRRDPVTVLGAWRSAAGQHELTELFDELGRSFSDCTSYFHEVVAADVVGDMAYTVGYEHTQATVKGERRTYTLRATQVYRREDGEWKVAHRHADTVPDAGGAEGTAPA
- a CDS encoding EAL domain-containing protein, with translation MTAAPAAAANATTRTLALAAALLSSLGVVPYLEAPTRPGESPHLSLLLLAAMFAVGGLLVFHLEYRDEAHSFLLSEVPLVLGLFLVEPWVLITARLLGEAAALLLHPRQPWVKLVMNFSLWLAECVVAVSVLQLLGSPSATTPWGWGAVFVAVIAADALGNAAVYLVIRWHGARPQNGPLAVAAATTAVCNTCLGVLALLLVHVHVASLVVLGVLGVALFLAYRGYTDLHQRHASLQLLHDFGQATAGALRPDEVAEAMLHHARRLLRTEVAELVLLPADGSGARLTLVGDEPMVTGALGPDVSLFQPVLDAHSPIIVSRGGPPGLLDAYLDQVGTKDALLVAVELGGGARAVFTVAGRLADVSTLDDQDARLFATLTNHAAAALEKGRLIDRLRDEAQRRQHQALHDSLTGLPNRASFQEHAAATLGRSGPDERVAVLLMDLDQFKQVNDTLGHQTGDELLQEVARRLRSTTRDRDFAARLGGDEFAVLVRVGDEGSSALPTARRIADALQAPVELRGIRLDVRVSVGIAVFPDHGSDVHDLLQRADVAMYAAKSLQDGPQLYRQEADQNTPRRLQLATDLRQAIERGEVAVHYQPQADLVTTTVTGVEALCRWTHPQHGPVSPDEFIPVAEQTGLITALTLHVVTDALSRCGRWQRAGHGIGVSVNVSARSLLDAGFVDDVLDLVRSSGMRPDLLTLEITESSIMSDTHRTLDLLQRLAAFGIRLSVDDFGTGYSSLAYLQQLPVHELKVDKAFVYDVGSDGSSRAIVRSVVDLGHSLGLLVVAEGVEDEAAWDQLQRLGCDRAQGYLLSRPMSGDDVTRWLQRTHAASAAG